Proteins from a single region of Macaca thibetana thibetana isolate TM-01 chromosome 4, ASM2454274v1, whole genome shotgun sequence:
- the LOC126951999 gene encoding 60S ribosomal protein L30-like yields the protein MKKSLESINSRLQLMESGKYMLGYKQTLKMIRQGTAKLVILANNCPALRKSEIEYYAMLAKIGVHHYSSNNIELGTACGKCYRVCTLALTDPGDSAIIRSMPEQPGGK from the coding sequence ATGAAAAAGTCACTGGAGTCAATTAATTCTCGGCTCCAACTCATGGAAAGTGGAAAGTACATGCTGGGGTACAAGCAGACTCTAAAGATGATCAGACAAGGCACAGCAAAATTAGTCATCCTTGCTAACAACTGCCCAGCTTTGAGGAAATCGGAAATAGAGTACTATGCAATGTTGGCCAAAATTGGTGTCCATCACTACAGTAGCAATAATATTGAACTGGGCACAGCATGTGGAAAATGCTACAGAGTGTGCACACTGGCGCTCACTGATCCAGGTGATTCTGCTATCATTAGAAGCATGCCAGAACAGCCTGGTGGAAAGTAA